The following are from one region of the Salvia hispanica cultivar TCC Black 2014 chromosome 1, UniMelb_Shisp_WGS_1.0, whole genome shotgun sequence genome:
- the LOC125211451 gene encoding uncharacterized protein LOC125211451: MMPLLTPAANGGGAVLSSSHHCSLKSVHPVAPLFSKRRPTFSASRALKPLTLANAADSSSGASAKPSAASTSSSSAPFDDQGSAPTPISLVGQENVPLEGVIQFEKPDSSSRLAKWGLVAALAGGDVAMLLLFAAIGRSSHGLPVFDFETFKTADPFIAGWFLSAYFLGGFSKEGRGKNGLQSAVVAAAKSWSLGIPLGIIIRALSIGHPPPTNFMLVTMGSTAVLLIGWRALFFTIFPSDKGKKNDVYKRGSPFELFELLTSLVRRW; this comes from the exons ATGATGCCTCTGCTAACTCCGGCCGCAAACGGCGGCGGCGCGGTGCTCTCCTCCTCCCACCACTGCTCCCTCAAATCCGTCCACCCCGTCGCCCCCCTCTTCTCCAAACGCCGCCCCACTTTCTCCGCCTCCCGCGCCCTCAAACCCCTCACGCTCGCCAACGCCGCCGACTCCTCCTCCGGCGCCTCCGCCAAGCcctccgccgcctccacctcctcctcctccgccccTTTCGACGACCAGGGCTCCGCCCCGACTCCCATCTCGCTCGTGGGCCAGGAAAATGTCCCCCTCGAAGGCGTGATTCAGTTCGAGAAGCCGGATTCCTCTTCTCGTCTCGCCAAATGGGG TCTTGTGGCTGCGTTAGCTGGCGGCGATGTTGcaatgttgttgttgtttgcGGCAATTGGGAGGTCTAGCCATGGATTGCCTGTTTTCGATTTTGAAACCTTCAAAACAGCCGACCCTTTCATTGCAG GGTGGTTTTTGAGTGCATACTTTCTTGGGGGATTCAGCAAGGAAGGCAGAGGGAAGAATGGTTTACAGAGTGCTGTTGTTGCAGCTGCGAAATCCTGGTCTTTGGGGATTCCG TTGGGAATAATCATAAGAGCACTCTCCATTGGCCATCCGCCACCAACGAACTTCATGCTGGTTACCATGGGAAGCACAGCCGTTTTACTTATTGGATGGCGAGCATTATTCTTTACCATTTTCCCCTCCGACAAGGGCAAGAAGAACGACGTATACAAGCGTGGCAGCCCTTTCGAACTGTTTGAG TTGCTTACATCGTTGGTGAGAAGATGGTGA
- the LOC125202584 gene encoding heterogeneous nuclear ribonucleoprotein 1-like translates to MDDSEQNKLFVGGISWDTTDDALKDHFGQYGAVLGSVIARDRISGNPRGFAFVTFSDSSAVDRALQDSHQILSRTVEVKRAIPRSEQQSQQQNYRGVSRNNSRTNSRSNVQFRTKKIFVGGLSANLTEEEFRRYFEKFGRITDVVVMHDNLTHRPRGFGFITFDSEDSVEEVMQKSFHELTGKLVEVKRAVPKDGIGSSNIGYNGRLGDARSPTSFNSYQQGSYVPVNSRYGYFPGYGNVAGYPYGAGMYGGGYPSGGYGGISYGLTPIAPRSPWNPAMVGVRGGFLPYGSAAPVYPSYVNGGPGVMGLSMNGYGGGILGGEAQHSTESTPSQTGINNVDANSFGSSRGFGGAASKQSHRVSDKSYQAANSS, encoded by the exons ATGGACGATTCGGAGCAGAATAAGCTGTTTGTCGGGGGCATTTCGTGGGACACGACGGACGATGCCCTCAAGGACCATTTCGGCCAGTACGGCGCCGTTTTGGGCTCCGTGATTGCTCGGGATCGGATTTCCGGTAACCCCAGGGGCTTCGCCTTCGTCACCTTCTCGGATTCTTCCGCCGTCGACCGCGCTCTTCAGGATTCCCATCAAATTCTTAGCAGAACG GTGGAAGTGAAGAGGGCCATTCCCAGGAGCGAACAACAAAGTCAACAACAGAACTATAGGGGAGTGAGTAGGAATAACAGTAGGACTAACAGTAGGAGCAACGTGCAGTTTAGGACGAAGAAGATTTTCGTAGGGGGTTTGTCGGCTAACTTGACTGAGGAAGAATTCAGAAGATACTTTGAGAAGTTTGGTAGGATTACTGATGTAGTTGTGATGCATGACAATCTGACTCATAGGCCGAGAGGATTTGGTTTTATTACCTTTGATTCAGAGGATTCGGTGGAGGAAGTTATGCAGAAGAGCTTCCATGAGTTGACTGGAAAGCTCGTCGAGGTTAAAAGAGCTGTTCCAAAGGATGGAATTGGCAGTAGTAACATTGGTTATAATGGAAGGTTAGGCGATGCAAGAAGCCCTACTAGCTTCAATTCTTATCAGCAGGGGAGTTACGTGCCTGTAAATTCTAGATATGGGTATTTCCCTGGATATGGTAATGTGGCTGGGTACCCATACGGAGCTGGGATGTATGGTGGTGGTTATCCCTCTGGAGGGTATGGTGGAATTAGTTACGGACTCACTCCAATTGCCCCAAGGAGTCCTTGGAATCCAGCGATGGTTGGTGTCAGGGGAGGTTTCCTGCCTTATGGAAGTGCCGCTCCTGTGTATCCCTCCTACGTGAATGGCGGACCTGGAGTTATGGGACTGTCTATGAACGGATATGGTGGTGGGATATTGGGTGGAGAAGCTCAACACTCGACTGAGTCAACACCCTCTCAGACTGGTATAAATAATGTAGATGCCAATTCTTTTGGTTCCAGTAGAGGTTTCGGAGGTGCAGCTAGCAAACAGAGTCATAGAGTTAGTGATAAGTCTTACCAAGCTGCTAACTCAAGCTGA
- the LOC125210982 gene encoding 1-aminocyclopropane-1-carboxylate oxidase homolog 1-like: MVVSMNAFDWAKAVKEFDEAKSGVKGLVDAGITKLPRLFVHPPQSFESSPTAEQQPELPTIDFDGLRYRRPEVVEEIRRAAGEWGFFRIVNHGIPQEKMDAVLEGARRFHELPAEEKKPLYSLDRRMPVRFNSNSALREGDPASWRDILTCAFTDDHLDPRLIPLACRREVVEYVDHMIVVRETVAELLSEALGLPAGYLSGMECMKSQALPCLYYPVCPEPHKTFGTPRHTDAVFLNLLLQDSTGGLQVRHGGRWVDVPPVRGALVANIGDFMQIISNDKFKSVEHRALAQRVGPRISVGCFFSPSTSAMTKPFGPIKELVSDENPAIYKNVMFTDYIEYYKIKGEDVASALPHFKI; encoded by the exons ATGGTGGTTTCGATGAATGCCTTCGACTGGGCCAAAGCAGTGAAGGAATTCGACGAAGCGAAATCCGGCGTGAAGGGCCTCGTCGACGCCGGCATAACAAAGCTTCCCCGCCTCTTCGTCCACCCGCCGCAGAGTTTCGAGAGCAGCCCCACCGCCGAGCAGCAGCCGGAGCTCCCCACAATCGACTTCGATGGGCTCCGTTACCGGCGGCcggaggtggtggaggagaTCCGCCGGGCCGCCGGGGAATGGGGATTCTTCCGCATCGTGAACCATGGCATCCCGCAGGAGAAAATGGACGCCGTGCTGGAAGGAGCGCGGCGGTTCCACGAGCTCCCCGCGGAGGAGAAGAAGCCGCTCTACAGCCTGGACAGGCGGATGCCCGTGAGGTTCAACAGCAACAGCGCCCTCCGCGAGGGCGACCCGGCCTCGTGGAGGGACATCCTCACCTGCGCCTTCACCGACGACCACCTCGACCCGCGCCTCATCCCTCTCGCCTGCCGGAGGGAGGTGGTGGAGTACGTGGACCACATGATCGTGGTGAGGGAGACGGTGGCGGAGCTCTTGTCGGAGGCGCTGGGGCTTCCGGCCGGGTATCTGTCCGGGATGGAGTGCATGAAGAGCCAGGCGCTCCCGTGCCTCTACTACCCGGTCTGCCCCGAGCCCCACAAGACCTTCGGGACCCCGAGGCACACCGACGCGGTCTTCCTCAATTTACTCTTGCAAGACTCCACCGGCGGCCTCCAGGTCCGCCATGGTGGACGGTGGGTGGATGTGCCGCCGGTGCGTGGGGCCCTCGTCGCCAACATTGGCGATTTCATgcag ATTATTAGCAATGACAAGTTCAAAAGCGTGGAGCACAGAGCGTTAGCACAACGGGTGGGGCCGAGGATCTCGGTGGGGTGCTTCTTCTCTCCGAGCACAAGTGCAATGACAAAGCCATTTGGTCCGATCAAAGAGCTTGTGTCCGATGAGAATCCGGCTATATACAAAAACGTTATGTTCACTGACTACATTGAATACTACAAGATTAAAGGAGAAGATGTTGCATCGGCTTTGCCTCATTTCAAGATTTAA